Within the Luteolibacter rhizosphaerae genome, the region CGGTGTCCGTGCCGCCGGGGGTCAGGTCGTTGGTGGTGCCGCCATCCTGGGTGGGACCCGTGCCGGAGTTCACCGGGCGGTAGTTGTAGTTCGTGCTGTCCGCATTGACGGAGTTGTAGTGCGAACTGGCAATAGTGGTCGTGCTCGGGCCGGTATTCGCGCCGGTGCCGGCATCGTAGATGCGGATCACGGTGTCCTGCCCCTGCACGCCGAGGCCGACGAAGACGTCGAGCGCGGCATCCTGATTGGCATCGATGCCGATCCAGGCGACGCGGGTGAAGGCGGGATTGTTCGTGTTGCCGCCGGCTTCATCGAGCCGGATGCGGAAGCCGAGCGTGCCGTCCGTAGCACTCGCGTTGCCGTTGTTGTTGAAGGTGGTGAAGAAGCCGTGGTTGGTCCCGTTGCCCACGATATCGCTCTGCGGCTGGCCGGTCTGCTGGTCGGCGATGAAGTCGTAGTTCCCGGCCAGCGGAACCCACTGGCCGCTGGGTGCGGACACGGTGGCGGCTTGGGCAGCGGCGCCGGCAAGGCACGACGCGACGAGGGTACAGAAGGAGGGAGCCTTCATGAGACTGGGGAGAGTTATGGGGTAGGGCAGGGTGAGACCGGAGCGTCGTGGAAGGCGGTTCCGGGGTGTCGGCGCGGTTGAGAAGTCCGCGATGACGAGAGGGAGGGTGCCGGAATAATGCGGGGGAATCAAGGTTTGATTCGGGAACCCGGACTATTAAGGCGTACGCGATAACGTAGGGTGAGGGGGATTTGTAGGGGTGGGAGACTACAAGGGTGAGGGGGAGAAAGCGGGGAGGCCACTTGCGATAGGGATATCAATCGCAAAATCGGCGGAGGCGCGATGATTATCCGTTTTCCCGGGGCTCGGGAAACTACGCCGGGCGGTGCCGGGCGGCGAGCTACGGTGGATGTAGTAGCAGAGCGGACCGCCTCTAGCCCTGCGCGGCGATCCGCCGGCGGATCACGCGGGCCTGCCATGCGGCGGCACCGAGCCAGAGCGGCAGGTAGGCGGCGGCGAGGATCCAGAAGGGGATGCGGCGGACATTCACGGTGAGATCGCGGAAGGCCTCGAAGGCGAGGCTGGGGCCGGTGGGCGAGGGGAAGA harbors:
- a CDS encoding PEP-CTERM sorting domain-containing protein, which translates into the protein MKAPSFCTLVASCLAGAAAQAATVSAPSGQWVPLAGNYDFIADQQTGQPQSDIVGNGTNHGFFTTFNNNGNASATDGTLGFRIRLDEAGGNTNNPAFTRVAWIGIDANQDAALDVFVGLGVQGQDTVIRIYDAGTGANTGPSTTTIASSHYNSVNADSTNYNYRPVNSGTGPTQDGGTTNDLTPGGTDTDYYVSFFVNFQTLVTFLQTQGISITDQSDLRYVMATSTQWNSLNQDLGGVNGGLSSPLTWGEIGGFSPLVTANGSPVPEPASAALAFLGLGALALRRRRK